In Sulfitobacter sp. W027, a single window of DNA contains:
- a CDS encoding acetamidase/formamidase family protein gives MTATLNASPKTCHWGYFEASRPPALTIQSGDEVIINTVSGAANCLPPEGFHVPPELYDIHDAGPPPLPGHILTGPVAVEGAMPGDVLKVDILDVALRQDWGYNFIRPLAGTLPQDFIETYHTNIPLDAERGIARLPWGLELPLAPFFGVMAVAPPPEWGRIATIEPRKHGGNLDNKELVAGSTLYLPIFNEGALFSCGDGHGAQGDGEVCVTAIETALQGRFRLTVLKDRAVSYPQAETPTHVITMGMAPDLDRCAEMALRDMIALVSERTGISREDAYVLCSLAGDLRITQTVNREKGVHMMMAKELIGG, from the coding sequence ATGACAGCCACGCTGAATGCATCACCCAAGACTTGCCACTGGGGCTATTTCGAGGCCAGCCGCCCGCCCGCGCTGACCATCCAAAGCGGCGACGAGGTGATCATCAACACCGTTTCCGGCGCGGCCAACTGCCTGCCGCCGGAGGGGTTCCACGTCCCGCCCGAACTTTACGACATCCACGATGCTGGACCGCCGCCGCTGCCCGGTCACATTCTGACCGGCCCGGTGGCCGTCGAAGGCGCGATGCCCGGTGATGTGCTGAAGGTGGATATCCTCGATGTCGCGCTGCGGCAGGACTGGGGGTATAACTTCATCCGGCCCTTGGCTGGCACGCTGCCGCAGGATTTTATCGAGACCTATCACACCAATATCCCGCTGGACGCAGAGCGGGGCATCGCCCGGCTGCCATGGGGGCTGGAGTTGCCCTTGGCCCCGTTCTTTGGCGTCATGGCCGTGGCACCGCCGCCGGAATGGGGCCGGATCGCCACCATTGAGCCGCGCAAGCATGGCGGCAATCTGGATAACAAGGAACTGGTGGCGGGCAGCACGCTTTACCTACCCATCTTCAACGAAGGGGCGCTGTTTTCCTGCGGGGATGGGCATGGCGCGCAGGGCGATGGCGAAGTCTGCGTCACGGCGATTGAGACGGCGCTACAGGGGCGCTTCCGTCTGACCGTGCTAAAGGATCGGGCAGTCAGCTATCCGCAGGCCGAAACGCCAACCCATGTGATCACCATGGGCATGGCCCCCGACCTTGACCGCTGCGCGGAGATGGCCCTGAGGGACATGATCGCGCTGGTGTCTGAGCGCACAGGGATCAGCCGTGAGGATGCCTATGTGCTCTGTTCGCTGGCCGGGGATCTGCGCATCACCCAGACGGTGAACCGCGAAAAGGGCGTGCATATGATGATGGCGAAAGAGTTGATTGGCGGGTAA
- a CDS encoding ABC transporter substrate-binding protein, translating to MEFLTRTGKPLPQSVLNSAENAKKDPVNRREFLAIASAFGATSATAYAMLGMAAPARAAAHANLKEGGTVRMQMEVRALKDPRTYDWSQIANFSRGWLEYLAIWENDGTFTPGLLESWEINDDATEYTLNVRKGVTWNDGTAFTAQDVARNIEGWCDKSLEGNSMAGRFATLVDEETGKAVEGAIEVVDDHTVKLKLPKSDITLIPGMADYPAAITPEGFDPDTMLDNPKGTGPYLPESLEVGVKSVLVKNPDHTWWGTEVFGGPYIDRLEYIDYGTDPSAWIAAAEAEEVDAFYSMEGEYIDVMSTLEGWVENEIATAATIVIRPNQLAEIDGMKPYEDKRVRNALQLAVDNAVLLELGYAGRGIVAENHHIGPMHPEYAEIEPLKTDPEAARALMEEAGMADYEHELFSIDDAWRKDTTDAVAAQLRDAGIKVKRTILPGSTFWNDWVKYPFSSTNWNARPLGVQIWALAYRSGEAWNEFGYANPEFDALLSEALATADVDARREIMARGEKMLQDDGVTIQPYWRSLYNHTREGLVGAAHHIGFEYHPARMAWAEE from the coding sequence ATGGAATTTTTGACACGCACCGGAAAACCGCTGCCGCAATCCGTGCTGAATTCAGCCGAGAACGCCAAGAAAGACCCCGTCAACAGGCGCGAGTTTCTGGCGATTGCGAGCGCCTTCGGCGCCACGTCCGCCACGGCCTATGCGATGCTTGGCATGGCCGCGCCCGCACGCGCCGCGGCCCATGCCAACCTCAAAGAGGGCGGCACGGTGCGGATGCAGATGGAGGTGCGTGCCCTGAAAGACCCACGCACCTACGACTGGTCGCAGATCGCCAACTTCAGCCGCGGCTGGCTAGAGTACCTTGCGATTTGGGAGAATGACGGCACCTTCACCCCCGGCCTGCTGGAAAGCTGGGAGATCAATGACGACGCCACCGAATACACATTGAACGTCCGCAAGGGCGTCACGTGGAACGACGGCACCGCTTTCACCGCGCAGGACGTCGCGCGCAACATCGAAGGCTGGTGTGACAAATCGCTCGAAGGCAACTCCATGGCGGGCCGTTTTGCCACGCTGGTTGATGAAGAGACCGGCAAAGCTGTCGAGGGCGCGATTGAGGTGGTGGATGATCACACGGTCAAACTGAAGCTACCCAAGTCCGACATCACGCTGATCCCCGGCATGGCCGACTACCCCGCCGCGATCACACCCGAGGGTTTCGACCCCGACACCATGTTGGACAACCCCAAGGGTACCGGCCCCTACCTGCCGGAATCGCTGGAAGTCGGCGTGAAAAGCGTTCTAGTGAAGAACCCAGACCACACATGGTGGGGCACTGAGGTCTTCGGTGGACCCTACATCGACCGTCTGGAATATATCGACTACGGCACCGACCCTTCCGCATGGATCGCCGCCGCCGAGGCCGAAGAGGTTGACGCCTTCTACTCTATGGAGGGCGAATACATCGACGTGATGAGCACGCTTGAAGGCTGGGTCGAGAACGAGATCGCCACCGCGGCAACCATCGTGATCCGCCCTAACCAACTGGCAGAAATCGACGGCATGAAGCCCTATGAGGACAAGCGCGTGCGCAACGCACTGCAACTCGCGGTGGACAATGCCGTGCTGCTGGAACTGGGTTATGCCGGGCGTGGGATCGTGGCCGAGAACCATCATATCGGCCCGATGCACCCTGAATATGCCGAGATCGAGCCACTGAAAACCGATCCGGAAGCCGCCCGTGCGCTGATGGAAGAGGCTGGCATGGCCGATTACGAGCATGAGCTCTTCTCGATCGACGATGCGTGGCGCAAGGACACCACCGATGCCGTCGCCGCACAATTGCGTGACGCAGGCATCAAGGTAAAGCGGACCATCTTGCCCGGTTCGACCTTCTGGAACGACTGGGTGAAATACCCCTTCTCCTCCACCAACTGGAACGCGCGGCCTTTGGGCGTGCAAATCTGGGCGCTGGCCTACCGCTCGGGCGAGGCATGGAACGAGTTCGGCTATGCGAACCCCGAATTCGACGCCCTGCTATCTGAGGCACTGGCCACGGCTGATGTCGATGCACGGCGCGAGATCATGGCGCGGGGCGAGAAGATGCTGCAGGACGATGGCGTCACGATCCAGCCCTATTGGCGCTCGCTCTACAACCACACCCGTGAGGGGCTGGTTGGCGCGGCGCACCACATCGGGTTTGAATACCACCCGGCGCGGATGGCTTGGGCGGAAGAGTGA
- a CDS encoding DUF2783 domain-containing protein produces MILDDNLGTDGDSVYAVLMATHEGLSEAESHALNARLVLMLANEVGDRARLEALFAAARDLA; encoded by the coding sequence ATGATCCTTGACGACAACCTCGGAACCGATGGTGACAGCGTCTATGCCGTCCTCATGGCCACCCACGAAGGGCTGAGCGAGGCCGAAAGCCACGCCCTCAACGCACGGCTGGTCTTGATGCTGGCCAATGAAGTCGGCGATCGCGCGCGGCTCGAAGCGCTTTTTGCGGCGGCACGCGATCTGGCTTAA
- a CDS encoding Gfo/Idh/MocA family protein, translating to MTIRTAVIGLGIMGRRMAENMVLHPDFTVTTMWDPDPAACSAAQEVAPEAVVSPTASEAMADVDLVYLACPPVPRKAYALEAAAAGKAIFLEKPLGVDIAESRALVAELQAASVPAAVNFTQAAGAALTDLTRSIREGALGDLCGIDIIVTYPAWPRAWQVDADWLRFAEEGGMTREVISHFLFLSERVLGPLTLQWAHAEYPDEKLCETHVAARLFNAEGLPVSILGSIGGAQPDRQEVTVKGAKASRRISEFSIDTVSTGEAFAPTNTSPADTRATSLKAQLDDMALLMAGKTSRLAAPEEALRVQELIESILSNGGVQS from the coding sequence ATGACAATCAGAACGGCGGTAATCGGATTGGGGATCATGGGGCGGCGCATGGCCGAGAACATGGTGCTGCACCCCGACTTCACGGTCACCACCATGTGGGATCCGGACCCTGCGGCCTGTTCCGCCGCGCAAGAGGTCGCGCCGGAGGCGGTGGTATCCCCCACGGCGTCCGAGGCGATGGCCGATGTCGATCTGGTCTACCTCGCCTGTCCTCCAGTGCCCCGCAAAGCCTATGCGCTTGAGGCCGCGGCGGCGGGCAAGGCGATCTTCCTCGAAAAGCCGCTCGGGGTGGACATCGCGGAAAGTCGTGCGTTGGTGGCCGAGTTGCAGGCCGCGAGCGTCCCGGCAGCGGTCAACTTCACGCAAGCGGCGGGGGCAGCGCTGACCGATCTGACGCGGTCGATCCGTGAGGGCGCGCTCGGTGATCTTTGCGGTATCGACATTATCGTGACCTACCCGGCTTGGCCGCGCGCATGGCAGGTGGATGCGGATTGGCTGCGCTTTGCCGAAGAGGGGGGCATGACGCGCGAGGTGATCTCGCATTTTCTGTTCCTGAGCGAGCGGGTGTTGGGGCCGCTGACCCTGCAATGGGCCCACGCGGAATACCCCGACGAAAAGCTATGCGAGACCCATGTCGCGGCGCGGCTGTTTAACGCCGAAGGTTTGCCGGTTTCGATCCTCGGCAGTATCGGCGGCGCGCAGCCGGACCGGCAGGAGGTAACGGTAAAAGGTGCGAAAGCCAGCCGCCGCATCTCGGAATTCTCCATCGACACCGTCTCGACCGGAGAGGCATTCGCGCCGACCAACACCAGCCCCGCCGACACCCGCGCCACCAGCCTCAAAGCGCAGCTTGATGACATGGCGCTGCTGATGGCGGGCAAAACCAGCCGTCTGGCGGCACCAGAGGAGGCTCTGCGCGTGCAGGAGCTTATCGAAAGCATCTTGTCCAACGGAGGGGTGCAGTCATGA
- a CDS encoding SDR family NAD(P)-dependent oxidoreductase, with the protein MSFSISGKTAIITGAADGIGLAIARHLADRGANVMCADSNEKKLMEELGDTPDEGNIRVFAGDLRQRLTIANLVSATIDAYDQVDILVNASRQVMPTDPLDVDDTSVETLLQQNLMTALQLSQQVARRMIKQAEGQTEGQVGSIINLSSIAAQRHQPDMMGYAIASAGVQQMTRSLALVLAQHRIRVNAISFGSVMSASLRAAVADNRDWREDIRAHTPLGRIAGPNELCEAVQFLAAESSGFMTGEIMTIDGGRTLLDVVSAPAH; encoded by the coding sequence ATGTCTTTCTCGATCTCTGGTAAAACGGCCATCATCACCGGTGCGGCAGACGGCATCGGCCTTGCCATTGCCCGGCATCTGGCCGACCGGGGCGCCAATGTAATGTGTGCCGACTCTAACGAGAAAAAGCTGATGGAGGAGTTGGGCGACACGCCGGACGAGGGCAATATCCGCGTCTTCGCGGGAGATTTGCGGCAACGTCTGACCATTGCCAATCTCGTCTCAGCCACCATCGACGCATACGATCAGGTCGACATCCTTGTGAACGCCTCGCGGCAGGTGATGCCGACCGATCCGCTGGATGTTGACGACACCTCCGTCGAGACGCTGCTGCAGCAGAACCTGATGACAGCGCTGCAGCTGTCGCAGCAAGTCGCGCGGCGCATGATTAAACAGGCCGAAGGGCAGACCGAGGGGCAGGTGGGGTCGATCATTAACCTCAGCTCCATCGCGGCGCAGCGGCACCAGCCGGATATGATGGGCTATGCCATCGCCTCGGCTGGTGTGCAGCAGATGACCCGCTCTCTGGCGCTGGTACTGGCGCAGCATCGGATTCGGGTGAATGCGATTTCCTTTGGATCGGTGATGAGCGCCTCACTCCGCGCTGCCGTGGCTGACAACCGCGACTGGCGCGAGGACATACGCGCGCATACGCCACTGGGCCGCATTGCGGGGCCGAATGAGCTTTGTGAGGCGGTGCAGTTCCTCGCGGCCGAAAGCTCGGGCTTTATGACGGGTGAGATAATGACCATCGACGGCGGGCGTACGCTGTTGGATGTGGTTTCGGCGCCCGCGCACTGA
- a CDS encoding thioesterase family protein, whose amino-acid sequence MTTENFVHEINVTWGDCDPAQIAYTARLPYFALDAINAWWEAHFDGDGWFQLQIDRNIGTPFVNLSMDFRSPVTPRHKLMCETYPTRLGNKSITFGMKARQNGALCFEGSFTCVFTIADVFKSQSAPEELAHVIKPLVRADLA is encoded by the coding sequence ATGACCACGGAAAATTTTGTTCACGAGATCAACGTCACTTGGGGCGATTGCGACCCGGCGCAGATCGCCTATACCGCGCGGCTGCCCTATTTCGCACTGGATGCGATCAACGCGTGGTGGGAGGCGCATTTCGACGGCGATGGCTGGTTCCAGCTTCAGATCGACCGCAACATCGGCACGCCTTTCGTGAACCTTTCAATGGATTTTCGCAGCCCGGTCACTCCGCGCCACAAGCTGATGTGTGAGACCTATCCGACCCGGCTTGGCAACAAGTCCATCACCTTCGGCATGAAGGCGCGGCAGAATGGGGCGCTGTGCTTTGAGGGGTCGTTTACCTGCGTCTTTACCATCGCGGATGTGTTCAAAAGCCAATCCGCGCCCGAAGAACTGGCCCACGTGATCAAGCCACTGGTCCGCGCCGACCTCGCCTGA